A genomic region of Glycine max cultivar Williams 82 chromosome 15, Glycine_max_v4.0, whole genome shotgun sequence contains the following coding sequences:
- the LOC100800510 gene encoding uncharacterized protein: MGVVVIDGSTVRDFVNDEAAFAKSVDEQFGVLDLNNDGVLSRSELRTAFESMRLIETHFGIDVATPPDQLAKLYDSIFDKFDGDRSGAVDRREFRDEMRKIMLAIADGLGSFPIRMVLEDDPNSLLQKAADLEASKT; encoded by the coding sequence ATGGGTGTGGTGGTGATCGACGGCAGCACCGTGCGCGACTTCGTGAACGACGAGGCGGCCTTCGCGAAGAGCGTGGACGAGCAGTTCGGGGTGCTGGACCTCAACAACGACGGCGTCCTCTCGCGCTCGGAGCTCCGCACGGCCTTCGAGTCCATGCGCCTCATCGAGACGCACTTCGGCATCGACGTCGCCACGCCGCCGGATCAGCTCGCGAAGCTCTACGACTCCATCTTCGACAAGTTCGACGGCGACCGGAGCGGCGCCGTCGACCGCCGCGAGTTCCGGGATGAGATGAGGAAGATCATGCTCGCCATCGCCGACGGCCTCGGCTCCTTCCCCATCCGCATGGTCCTCGAGGATGATCCCAATAGTCTTCTTCAGAAAGCTGCAGATCTCGAAGCTTCCAAGACCTGA